Part of the Nicotiana sylvestris chromosome 2, ASM39365v2, whole genome shotgun sequence genome, ATGACATGGGTATTATTTCTTGATGgtggaaacaaaaaaaaagagacagTTTTGCATTTGTTTTTGCCCCTTAAATGGTGTACTGCAGTCTGTATTTGGGACAATGTAGAAGCAAGATGAGAGATGATTCAAGTAACCTTCATAATTGGTCAATTCTAAATGGTTGCTATCATTTTCATATTCCTCATATCGCACTTCTCTTTGAACCATCACTTTTGCGGTTTGGATCAGTTCAAAATCATTCCACTTAATTCCACACAAAAACAATTTTTCTTTTCTCACACTGTGTCACTGAATTATTTGTGATTTATATTCAGTTTGTAAGTTTACTTTCACTCAAACCCTTGCTATATAGATTACTCAAACCCTTGCTATCGCACTTGTGTCCTTTTAGGTCTTTACTTAGTGGAGCAATATATAGAGGGAATTTACTGGTTGGAATATTATAAATTATCTTTGAATATTTCAGATGTAAAACAGTTAGAAGACAATATACCTACATTGGAAGAAGTATATAATAATACGCATCTCTTAGAACCCAAGACTTCAATTtagcctctctttttttcttttctttttttgagaTGGTCGCTTTGACAACAGATATTGAGGCTATGACTCCCTCAACAATGACGATATTCGAGAGGCCATAAGGATAATACTCATATTATCTGACACTCAATCCATTCTCAATAGTTACTAAATATGGATGGGTTGGGTATTTTACCCGTTTTGTCTAATTCATTTTCAACCTGAATCCGACCTGTCCATTTGTCAACTCTAGTTTAGATAGAAATAAGTGAATGCAAGTGAATTAGTAATAGCATACACAAGATTTTGTTCAAGTGATGTCAGCCTATTTTCACAATACGGTTGTGAAGTGGTTTAGGTCTAGGACTATGGTGATTTTAAGGCTTTACTTTGGAATATTTTTAAGCGCTGTAAGAACAGTGTGAATTTACATGCTTttctaaaaatattatttttatatatagtgAAAAATTTGTGAATTGGTGTCGGATGACGCCCTTTTCTAATGGGTTTCTCTTCCACGGTGAATTAAACGGAAGGTTATCTTCAATTTGGTTACCTTCAAAATTGGGGAAAGGAAATGGGGGTTTACGCCCCCGAATGCAAGTATAAAGCTGGATGGATGGAGATTATTACtagaataataatataatatatttactAGCAAATGGAACTACAAACATCGATAAGTTTGCATCACTACAAATTTAGCCACAGTCTAAGCTCGTAAGTTTTCACTTGCAAGTCATCTTCAGAAAAATTTCTAGCCAACAGAAATAATGACACTAAGGGATCGTCTGATTTACAGATTAATAATATCAAGGATTATTGCTAATACATATTCTTACCTCACATTCTCTGTCATATAAATTAATGCGTAAATACATGTCTAAATTATACGGGAGTGGATTTGCTCCAGTGTTAATTGCGGGGCATTTGCatttatacccgctttttgtgtcacgttttaacatgtgcccgctttgcaaaaaaaattgcaagcgtacccgctttttcgcataacttcagcatacggggctgaagtagcaaaagcAATCGCGCAAAACTTCatcattctagtagccgggcctgaagttcagctctagagctgaagtttttgttttgtaactgtcagctttagagctgaagtttttgtttgtaactggcgaagtttttgtttgtaagcttcagctctagagctgaaatttttattttttaactatcgagctgaagtttttgtttgtaagcttcagctctagagctgaagtttttgtttgtaagctctaagtttttatttgtaagcttcagctctagagcttcCATCTCCTTGAGTCCGCGTCATTTatatccagacttgacatgtgaGAATGCAAGAATGATTGAAAGATTATTACTTTTTGCTCTTTCGGTCCAGTTAACTTAAACCTAATTGTTCAGCATTTCACCAGATAGAGTGCTAAACGATGTTGCAGCCAATGTACTTATGTAGTTAGCTATAATCATATTTCTCTGCACATGCAGTTCATATCCTTTGCACAGTTCAGCAGAAGCTAATAAACTTCTTTGACGAAGGTGATTTAGGGCCAGTTTAGGATGACCTTTCGCAGTACAAAAATTGGCCAATCAGATAACTTTGTTTGTCAATGCCTTCGGCAAATAGAAACAAAttataatatattttttctttttacttgAAACCATGTTACTGGTTAATTCATGGTAAATAGCATGTATTTGGTCTTGCGTTGggatataactttgaggaggagaaggaggagatagggagaggaggagaaagagagctgaagttgtttaaaaagtgggtacaagttaaaagttttttaaaaaatgggtataggttaaatgggggcgacaaaatagggcgccccgtgcaatttttacgttaATTGCTCCGGTAATCTTTAATAGTGGGCTTGATGGTTGCCATGTGTCCAGAAAACATTTGAAGGACTACATCTTTAATTTTGCTTCtattttaaaaagataaaataaataaaatgaaacaAACAAGTGAGAACAAATTTTACAGAGTTGTATAAAACATAAAATGAGCAGACGGAAAAGCTTTTGTATTAAAATAATGGTTAAGAAAACAAATAGAGAAAGTCCAACAGAAATGATTTGATAGAACATTTATTCCTTAAGTGTTTTCATTTACATAAAAAGGTAAATAAATTAAACTAGCGGGAATAATTTTGAAAGAGTTGATTTTTGTTTGAttacaattttttattttttactgaAATAGggtaaaataaaaacaaaaacaaataagtGGCAATAATTTGATGAGAATGTTATTCTTTAATCGTGAATTTTATTTACAAAAAGAAggtaaatgaaaataaaaatagggctccattttatttattttacctttctaataaaaataaatattatgagTAAAGAAGAATGAATCTAGTCCCTTTAATCTTTTCTGGACACATGCATCAAGTCCACTATTGAATATTACCTGAGCAATTTTCACTGGAGCAAATCCGCTCCCAAATTATACCACCGAAGTTAGTATTATAGCGTTCACTTTCCCCTATTAAACTCTCTAAAACTTATTATGCGAAATCTAATACCAAGTACGGAGAATAAGTTATAGTTATTGCAAGATCTTGTACCCAAAACCAAATGCTACATAACGAAATTTTATAAGGGAATTAAATTTTCTTATACTTCCATATCAAATGATCCTTAATTGGATAGTGTACTGCATTATACACTTGAAAATTGGAAATCGCCATTAAGATTGACCATAAATCTGTGCATTATCAAGTAAGACATTTTAACACAGGAAACACAAAATTAAAGCAGTAGGTCATACTGTCACACACAACTCTGAAGTACATGCAACTTGAACCATATAACTCAAACGTAACTGTCGATCAATGACTTCCTCATCTCATCAACAATAGCACTAGGTTGAGCCTCTCTCAACTTGAATACGCTTTCAATAACGGACAACTCTGTAGCAGTAGTGTCTGAGCCACAAAAGGCAGTCCAGTCATTGACAGTCAATCCAGCAGCTATCACTTCACTGCCACGATTCACTGTTCCCGCAACAAGAGGAACCTGAAGGAGAGTTGAAAGTTCATCCAAGTCTTCAATGGACGTATGAGGATGTACCTGCTCCAGCACGAAGTTTTAGCAAAATGAGGCAACAAAACAACACATTTCTAGTTTAGCCCCCAGACCTGTAACAGCAGCAGTCATCACATGGACAAATACTCCCAACACCCGATGTTTACACTAAACCAGATTAATTTATCACGGGTAAGCGACAAACTGAGATGAGAATGCACATCAATTAAATATGACTTAATGATACAAGTGGACGTTAACACATGTTACTCAATCATTGGTGTATACACCAGGTATGTTCAAACATCACCCATTCCCTCCATTTAAGAATGTAAACTTTTTTGACAAGCCTTTAAGAATGTATACTTACCAAGCCTCCCCTGTTTGAGAAAGAACAATAGCTACCAACAAGAATATTCCCTGCTATTGTCTGCCTAAAAACTTCCACACCAAGAACATCGGCAATCATCTCTTCAGTTTCCTGATAAAATAACATTTGACAATCTTAGGTGACCGTACCCCAttaatcaataataataagagtAAAGTGGCACCAACTAAAGCTCTATGACAATAATGTAGTGAGTCTGCGTTGGTTGAGGTAAAACAATAGGATAGAAAAAGGAAAAGTAAAGGATGAGGGCTTAGGGCTAAAATGAGGATAACACTTAACTAGGAGTACCGAAACATGTACCTTTTTCCATAAACAAAGTTTAGCACAAAATAAAGAAGGCCGAGAAATTTTATAGATAGTGTAAACTGTACTGCAGTAATAGGACTAAAATTTGTAAGAAAATTCTCCTGTTGCACATTCATGAACATTGAAACAACACACTGATGCAGTATTACATGACGAGGATTAACTTGCTTAAACTAAAGAGAGTTGTTCAGTTCTCTATATAAAACAAACTATAGACAAGACGCCAGTGAATGGATAACCACGTGCTTCCAAAAGATATAACGTTCACTTATGCCTTGTCATTTATAAACAGGGACGGGAATAAATACCAGAGATCTATACAACACCATACCAATTTGTAGCGGAAAGTAGCCAACAGATTGATTACCTTGTCAAGGTCTGTATGCGTAAGAGCAACATGATCATTGCATGCTATGCAGTTCCCCAGGGCCGATAATCGCTCGTCAATGCGCTGAACCACAACTCCATCCGGCAGACTGTTCCTCAAGTGCTGAAGTTCTTCCAGCAGAAACATAAATAAAAAGGCAGAACCAAAGTCAAAGATGTGAGCAGACAGTCAATTCAACTTTAGTGGGGAAAAGTTGTATATCACACAACACCTCTGTACCACTAATGAGCATGGGATTATCGAGTGATAATTAAACGCTGGTCTGTTGAAGTTTCTTTTTACGCTTTTATATCTTTACTATTGTCGTTGATCAACTATTATTTAAAGGAATAATAATCACACAATCATCTTCAATCATACATCATTGGAAATGCTCGCACTACCTCCCAAGTAACTAAAACAGAAAGTGCTGTCTTCTCCCGGTGAATCTAGCCAATTGTTAAGATCCTAAAAACACTTTGTTTCATGCATCCTAGAACCACAGTGGGGGCAACTAGAAAGGGAATCCCAGAATGAGCTAATATGTAACTATTATCTCAGGTTACCACTTAGTGCGGGTATGGGGCACTTCGTCAGCCGTGGTGTTTAGCAAGCAGTCTTATTGCTTGAAAACACACACAGCACACAGCAGGAGAGCTCGAGTGTGAATAATAAGTCCTCCAAAAAACTACTCCCAGAATGTACATTGATATGGATTCAAATAGTGAAGTTAAAATAACTTATCAAGGCAGCTTTTCTGATAGGCAACTTATCAAGGCAGTATTGTTTTCCCAAAGATAGTTACAACGTACAACTCAAAGTAAATAGCTAAATTGGTATCATTTGCACAAAGACGAGCTACACATTGTTTAAACTGTCTAGTTAATATGATTTTTGCAGTCACCAGACAGGCTCAAGCCTAGAGCAAGAGTTCAAGGCCTGCAATGCTGTAGCCAAAACTTCCTTAATACTCTTTTCCTTCCTAACCCGCATAAATGGATGTAACATGTGACATAATAAAGTTTCTCAAAGGCTCATTTTGGACAAAGCGATTCAAAACAAATCCATTTGCACAAATACAACAAGTTGCAACTTTAATAGTTAAGACAGAAGCATCTTTACAACATTTAATGGATTCATATTTCCTTCAATTTAGGTGGGTATCTGAAACCCTTATTTTGATATAAAACTTCTACATATTGCAAGGTTAACATAGGCATCAATTTTTGCATGATGATGATATGAGTTGACCGTAAATAAAGAAATGAGGGTTCATATCGCCTATCCTAATTTTGTTTGGCACTGAGGCGTTGTTGTTATTTAACATACGCATCAAAGTTGTTATTAAATTCTCCAATATGAAATCAGCTGATCCAAAATGACCCAAGTCCTTATCATAAACCCAAATGCAAAACAAATAAGCCAAGAAAGGTAGTACATACATAAGATGAAAAAATATAGGTACTAAATACTAAAACATATGTAGGTGACCTATGTGTAACAGATGATTAAACCACAAGAAGAAGCTCCATAAGCGGCAATCTAAGACATGCCATCATAACCAACAATGATACAACACACAAAGGCACCCAAAAGTGTTTCCTAAtgcctagtggtcaatgaagtgggtgCGAACCTCTGAGACCAAGGTTCAAATCCCAGAGGGGGCAAAAACACAAAACACTAGCTGATTTCTTCCCATGTGCCTAAGCCTTAGCAGTGTTGTCAAAGGCACGGTTAAGCCCTGAAGtgaggctcaaaacatgttgagAGCTTCGCCTCGCTTTGTGGGCGCTTCAGTATCGCATCAAGACTCTAAGGCATACTTTTCCTTGCCAGTGAATGTAATCCTGAAAAGGTGACACTAAAtaattgatatttcactttatcgtaattgttttcaatttttttgtcCATATATTTGTTATTCATGCTTATAAGTATTGGTCTTAAACTACatataaatattttttctttttctccagtTGCGCCTTTTTTCATTAAAGCCCACGTTTTATTTGCACTTTGCGCATAAATCCCCAACGGAACTTAGAGCTTTTTGCGCTTTTCGACATTGATAACACGGAGCCTCGACGGGCAGAGTTAACCGGTACCTGTGTTAGCAGGATATGGCAGGTACCTAGTGGAATAATAATGGAGATGTAACCTAAGCTAGCCCGGTCACCACCATTCTAAATAAAACATGGATTTCTATATGGGAATACTTGTCCAGTTACAAATCTCTAACTCAAAGATTTACAAATGAAAAACTTGCACAGATATATGGTTGATCACAGTATCGCGAGTAAGAAGATGTATCTACACCATGGTTGATTATACAATTACCTTGATCTGTAGTAGTGTGAGGCAAGAGAAGCCCATTTTTGTTTCCTGCAACAAGATCAGAAAATTGAGAACTTTATTATTCCAATAAAGATCAGTTGGCAACCGGACCTTAAAGTTCCAAGATAGCCAGAGTTGTTGTCACATACCAGCACAGAGTCTTCCAATT contains:
- the LOC104225060 gene encoding eukaryotic translation initiation factor 6-2 — protein: MATRLQFENSCEIGVFSKLTNAYCLVAIGGSENFYSTFESELAGIIPVIKTSIGGTRIIGRLCAGNKNGLLLPHTTTDQELQHLRNSLPDGVVVQRIDERLSALGNCIACNDHVALTHTDLDKETEEMIADVLGVEVFRQTIAGNILVGSYCSFSNRGGLVHPHTSIEDLDELSTLLQVPLVAGTVNRGSEVIAAGLTVNDWTAFCGSDTTATELSVIESVFKLREAQPSAIVDEMRKSLIDSYV